In the genome of Myroides phaeus, one region contains:
- a CDS encoding GNAT family N-acetyltransferase, with product MEIKDNELLRQFEYESENGLLSVEYSLQERKIFLTKLKGLENVVQGQAVDFLKGILDLVREKKLRVVPTHPKIVSFFRKNPVYKEMLPPGIRI from the coding sequence ATGGAAATCAAAGACAATGAGTTGCTACGTCAGTTCGAGTATGAATCTGAAAATGGGTTACTTAGTGTAGAGTATTCACTACAAGAAAGAAAAATTTTCCTTACGAAACTTAAAGGTTTGGAAAATGTAGTTCAAGGTCAGGCAGTTGACTTTTTAAAAGGAATTTTGGACTTAGTACGCGAGAAGAAGTTGAGAGTCGTACCTACGCATCCGAAGATTGTATCCTTCTTTAGAAAAAATCCAGTGTACAAAGAAATGTTACCTCCGGGGATTAGAATCTAA
- the mtaB gene encoding tRNA (N(6)-L-threonylcarbamoyladenosine(37)-C(2))-methylthiotransferase MtaB — protein sequence MENRKKVAFYTLGCKLNFSETSTIARNFAEEGFDRVEFDEVADIYVINTCSVTENADKQFKQIVKKAQKKNNKAFVAAVGCYAQLKPEELVAVDGVDLVLGATEKFKITDYINDLSKNDMGEVHSCEISEADFYVGSYSIGDRTRAFLKVQDGCDYKCTYCTIPLARGISRSDTMDNVLKNASEIAAQDIKEIVLTGVNIGDYGKGEFGNKKHEHTFLELVQALDEVEGIERLRISSIEPNLLKNETIDFVSQSRTFVPHFHIPLQSGCNDILKKMKRRYLRELYVERVTRIKEVMPDCCIGVDVIVGFPGETDEKFLETYNFLNELDISYLHVFTYSERDNTEAVDMEEVVPMNARNKRSKMLRGLSVKKRRAFYESQIGKEKTVLFESENKEGYIHGFTENYVKVKCPWNPELVNTLHKVKLTKIDDDGIVRIDFI from the coding sequence ATGGAAAATAGAAAAAAAGTAGCTTTTTATACCTTAGGTTGTAAACTTAACTTTTCTGAAACATCTACCATTGCAAGAAACTTTGCAGAGGAAGGTTTTGACAGAGTGGAGTTTGATGAAGTGGCAGATATCTACGTTATCAATACTTGTTCTGTAACAGAAAATGCAGACAAACAGTTTAAACAAATTGTAAAAAAAGCTCAAAAGAAAAATAACAAAGCCTTTGTTGCTGCCGTTGGATGTTATGCTCAGTTAAAACCTGAGGAATTAGTAGCTGTAGACGGAGTTGACTTAGTGCTTGGTGCTACTGAGAAGTTCAAAATTACCGATTATATCAATGACCTTTCTAAAAATGATATGGGAGAAGTTCACTCTTGTGAAATCTCTGAAGCTGATTTTTATGTAGGTAGTTATTCTATTGGTGATAGAACAAGAGCTTTCTTAAAGGTACAAGACGGTTGTGATTATAAATGTACTTATTGTACTATTCCTTTAGCAAGAGGTATCTCAAGAAGTGATACAATGGATAATGTTTTGAAAAATGCGAGTGAGATTGCAGCACAAGACATTAAAGAAATTGTACTTACTGGTGTTAATATCGGTGATTATGGTAAAGGTGAGTTTGGAAATAAAAAACACGAACATACGTTTCTTGAGTTAGTACAAGCTTTGGATGAAGTGGAAGGAATCGAAAGATTGCGTATTTCATCTATTGAACCAAACTTATTGAAAAATGAAACGATTGATTTCGTTTCTCAAAGCAGAACGTTTGTACCTCACTTCCACATTCCTCTTCAATCGGGTTGTAATGATATCTTGAAAAAGATGAAACGCCGTTATTTAAGAGAGTTATATGTAGAGCGTGTTACTCGTATCAAAGAAGTAATGCCAGACTGTTGTATTGGTGTTGACGTAATTGTTGGTTTCCCTGGTGAAACAGACGAGAAGTTCTTAGAAACATATAATTTCTTAAACGAACTTGATATTTCTTATTTACACGTGTTTACGTACTCTGAAAGAGATAACACTGAAGCGGTTGATATGGAAGAAGTAGTTCCAATGAACGCACGTAATAAGAGAAGTAAAATGTTACGCGGACTTTCTGTTAAGAAAAGACGTGCTTTTTACGAATCACAAATCGGAAAAGAGAAAACGGTTCTTTTTGAAAGTGAAAACAAAGAAGGATATATCCACGGATTTACAGAAAACTATGTAAAAGTTAAGTGTCCTTGGAACCCTGAATTGGTAAACACACTACACAAAGTGAAATTGACTAAAATAGATGATGACGGTATTGTAAGAATAGACTTCATCTAA
- a CDS encoding LytR/AlgR family response regulator transcription factor, translating into MNNELVALIVDDEPKVAEVLKTIIEKKVKYYERIVVHTVSSVQEAVKAIDNYSPNIVFLDIHMPEENGFELFKYVNKDTFQVVFTTAYEKYAIDAINEYNCLKYLMKPINIADVQNVFDKYKEIEGFQFYYKVVKSNQKRHIVKVEDIVYCKASDNYCEIYLKDQKHLLSKTLKAIEVKLKHKNLVRVNRSYIVNLDKVEYIDKNDNNRVYFKANAFVNSDLDENEVSVAASAMKGLAAFNL; encoded by the coding sequence ATGAATAACGAATTAGTTGCTCTAATCGTTGATGACGAGCCAAAAGTAGCAGAAGTTTTAAAAACAATTATTGAAAAGAAAGTTAAGTATTATGAACGTATTGTAGTACATACAGTATCATCAGTTCAAGAAGCTGTAAAGGCAATTGATAATTATTCTCCGAATATAGTTTTTTTAGACATTCATATGCCAGAAGAAAATGGTTTTGAATTATTTAAGTATGTTAATAAAGACACTTTCCAAGTTGTTTTTACTACGGCTTATGAAAAGTATGCTATTGACGCTATTAATGAGTACAATTGCTTAAAGTATTTAATGAAACCAATTAATATTGCTGATGTTCAGAATGTTTTTGATAAATATAAAGAGATAGAGGGATTTCAGTTTTACTATAAAGTAGTGAAAAGTAATCAAAAAAGGCATATTGTTAAAGTTGAAGATATTGTTTATTGTAAAGCTTCGGATAACTATTGTGAAATTTACTTGAAAGATCAAAAACATTTGCTGTCAAAAACATTGAAAGCTATTGAAGTGAAGCTTAAACATAAAAACCTTGTTCGAGTAAATAGATCTTATATTGTTAACTTAGATAAGGTAGAGTATATAGATAAAAACGACAACAATAGAGTGTATTTTAAGGCTAATGCTTTTGTTAATAGTGATTTAGATGAAAATGAGGTTTCTGTTGCTGCTTCAGCAATGAAAGGGTTAGCTGCTTTTAACTTATGA
- a CDS encoding histidine kinase — protein MRFFLAIYLFFVSMISFAQGIVTKQYTIDNGLIANDVRALCVDSKGVLWIGSRSGLAQKIQGNVKPNEDAAEYRYTNISDILEDAEGNMWIGSYGQGVLFRGKTEKRIITKKDGLLSDRIRKIFSYKNVIYVATSEGVSVIYKGSFKIVNPSFEKSLQHPFEVSGFFEFDDIIYLTTINDGVFTVNNNKLIKVDDQRRIFAVHQKDGLVFYGCQTGLFVKDFKKKQLVAQIEIPSIRDIQEVNNQVYFVSANVYESGGGVFRWDGESLEEITKVFGIDATDLYSISLDKKNDFLYLGTKSQGLFQVDLFSPLMHNSSVGHVMAVGELDRRVFIFSDRGLIITQDDKEIKNVALNVFKSYQEQHYKKYSDIATISNHFFEIDYNLKAENIVFYKAVKNRSDLWVSTNIGIFKLDRNGYIMSYYPIHTYEYGFYKNNLVETNPYGGVRVYRDLDKMDYDYHFRIESVDIPRDVIDIAHTTNKMFFAGALDGLYVYEEGKFTSLKGKGLFAESRLKELAVGDNEVLYVATDFNDIYGLETKSGKYEVVEFISNSEINGSNINLLEFADKKLLIGTNKGLTVIENDNKFFFNKEQGFGRGEITSDLLLGNLLYIGSGKGLSTLDVSYFKKKNISLQVSISKIVINGVEKSKEGKPYYDIKMLELKANQNNLQIGFDVLGAKFPDKLHFQYRLKPSENWVNVKSNRLDLHYLQSGIYPIDIKIYDYDSGSELIYPLLFLDIQAPFYTKLWFYIVATLVVIGIFFLFYKARLVQIKKEEAVKRKKYEYEKRLAEVKLMSVRSQFNSHFIFNVLSFIQYYIIKEEVDDALYYLDCFAKLIRKTLTISSKERITLKEECEYLKDYVLIENMRLDGRVTFSVEEVDEGVSDILLPPMLLQPFVENSLIHAFPKSIESPLIRIVITRQNKDVIINIIDNGIGSASQKKSTHVSHGMTIVRERMSLIQEYLDEDLTVERTTEGTVVKLILKEVII, from the coding sequence ATGAGATTTTTTTTAGCTATTTATTTGTTTTTTGTTTCTATGATTTCTTTTGCTCAAGGAATTGTAACGAAACAGTACACAATTGATAATGGATTAATAGCTAATGATGTTAGAGCACTTTGTGTGGATTCAAAGGGAGTTTTATGGATTGGCTCGAGGTCTGGATTGGCACAAAAGATACAAGGAAACGTAAAACCTAATGAGGATGCTGCAGAATATCGCTATACCAATATATCGGATATTCTTGAGGATGCTGAAGGAAATATGTGGATTGGTAGTTATGGACAAGGGGTTTTATTTCGTGGAAAAACAGAGAAACGAATAATTACAAAAAAAGACGGATTATTATCTGATCGAATTAGGAAGATATTTTCGTATAAAAATGTCATCTATGTTGCTACTTCAGAAGGGGTATCTGTAATTTATAAAGGTAGTTTTAAAATAGTGAACCCTTCTTTTGAAAAGAGTTTGCAACATCCTTTTGAGGTAAGTGGTTTTTTTGAGTTTGATGATATAATTTATTTAACCACAATAAATGACGGTGTCTTTACAGTTAATAATAATAAACTAATAAAAGTAGATGATCAGCGAAGAATTTTTGCCGTTCATCAAAAAGATGGTTTAGTATTTTATGGGTGTCAGACTGGTTTGTTTGTAAAGGATTTTAAAAAGAAACAGTTAGTCGCTCAAATAGAAATACCAAGTATTCGTGACATACAGGAGGTTAATAATCAAGTGTATTTTGTAAGTGCAAATGTTTACGAAAGTGGTGGTGGTGTATTTCGATGGGACGGCGAGTCTTTAGAAGAGATTACAAAAGTATTTGGTATTGATGCTACAGATTTATATTCGATAAGTCTGGATAAGAAAAATGATTTTTTATACTTAGGAACAAAGAGTCAAGGTTTATTTCAAGTTGATTTGTTCTCACCTTTAATGCATAATAGTTCTGTAGGACACGTTATGGCTGTTGGTGAGTTAGATCGTCGTGTCTTTATTTTTTCAGATAGGGGGCTAATCATAACTCAAGATGACAAGGAAATTAAAAACGTAGCTTTAAATGTTTTTAAAAGTTATCAAGAACAACATTATAAAAAGTATAGTGATATTGCTACTATTTCAAATCACTTTTTTGAAATAGATTACAATTTGAAAGCTGAAAATATTGTCTTTTATAAAGCAGTCAAAAATAGAAGTGACTTGTGGGTAAGTACAAATATTGGAATCTTCAAGCTTGATCGCAATGGCTATATTATGTCTTATTATCCTATTCATACGTATGAGTATGGTTTTTATAAAAACAATTTAGTAGAAACAAATCCTTATGGAGGAGTTCGTGTATATCGAGATCTTGATAAGATGGATTATGATTACCATTTTAGGATAGAGAGTGTTGATATTCCTCGTGATGTAATTGATATTGCCCATACTACAAATAAAATGTTTTTTGCAGGTGCTTTAGATGGTTTATATGTATATGAAGAAGGTAAGTTTACTTCTCTAAAAGGAAAAGGACTGTTTGCAGAAAGTAGGCTTAAGGAATTAGCTGTAGGTGATAATGAAGTTTTGTATGTAGCTACTGATTTTAATGATATATATGGACTTGAGACAAAGAGTGGTAAATATGAAGTAGTGGAGTTTATTTCTAATAGTGAGATAAACGGGAGCAATATAAATTTATTAGAGTTTGCAGATAAAAAACTGTTAATAGGAACTAATAAAGGATTGACTGTTATAGAAAATGACAATAAGTTCTTCTTTAATAAAGAGCAGGGATTTGGTAGAGGAGAAATAACTTCAGATTTATTATTGGGTAATCTATTGTATATCGGTAGTGGAAAAGGACTTTCTACATTAGATGTTAGTTATTTTAAAAAGAAGAATATCAGCCTACAGGTTAGTATTTCTAAAATAGTAATAAATGGTGTTGAAAAATCAAAGGAAGGAAAGCCTTATTACGATATAAAAATGCTTGAATTAAAAGCTAATCAAAATAATTTACAAATCGGTTTTGATGTTTTAGGGGCTAAATTTCCAGATAAACTTCACTTTCAATATAGGTTAAAACCTTCTGAAAATTGGGTGAATGTAAAAAGTAATAGGTTAGATTTGCATTATCTACAGTCCGGAATTTATCCGATAGATATTAAAATATATGACTACGATAGTGGGAGTGAATTAATTTATCCCTTGTTGTTTTTAGATATTCAAGCGCCATTTTACACTAAACTTTGGTTTTATATTGTTGCTACACTTGTTGTAATTGGAATCTTTTTCCTTTTTTACAAAGCAAGATTAGTACAGATAAAGAAAGAAGAGGCAGTTAAAAGGAAGAAATATGAGTATGAAAAGCGTCTTGCTGAAGTGAAATTAATGTCAGTTAGAAGTCAGTTCAATTCCCATTTTATTTTCAATGTGCTGAGCTTTATTCAATATTATATAATAAAAGAAGAAGTTGATGATGCACTTTATTATTTAGATTGTTTTGCAAAATTAATTCGAAAAACATTAACGATTTCTTCAAAAGAGAGAATTACTTTAAAAGAAGAATGTGAGTATTTAAAAGACTATGTACTCATAGAGAATATGCGTTTGGATGGTAGGGTAACATTTAGTGTAGAGGAAGTTGATGAAGGGGTTAGTGATATTTTATTACCACCAATGTTATTACAACCATTCGTAGAGAATAGTTTAATTCACGCTTTTCCAAAGTCAATAGAATCACCTCTAATTAGAATTGTTATTACAAGACAAAATAAAGATGTGATAATTAATATAATTGACAATGGTATAGGTAGTGCTTCTCAGAAGAAGTCAACTCACGTATCTCACGGAATGACTATTGTTCGTGAGCGTATGTCCTTGATTCAAGAATATTTAGACGAAGATTTAACTGTAGAAAGAACAACAGAAGGAACTGTTGTGAAGTTAATATTGAAAGAAGTTATTATCTAA
- a CDS encoding metallophosphoesterase, translating into MKKYIFTAILLLYLIANVYVFSGYSSILVESSLAAKVLFMLIAVFLTFSILLFFAIGKRIPVYLASTLYKVGTGWFMLIIQAFLLTVFFDFGRLMNGLFIHSNHWVFDSLSPQRGMLLIGGTLFIALLGHINYLQKKRVELNLEVDKELPNDLKIVVLTDMHMGYAIENKELSSWVKLVNKEKADFILVAGDLIDVSLLPLQYYQLDNVLKQFKSKYGTFACVGNHEYLSGIERSIEFLKSANITVLRDSVIHFEDLNLNVIGRDDKTNLKRKKMSVLVENMQDNTVNILLDHQPYQLEEAAENKIDLQFSGHTHRGQVWPISWITDRLFENSYGYSKKDDTQYYVSSGIGIWGGRYRVGTRSEYVVVNLKGKNSKK; encoded by the coding sequence ATGAAGAAATATATTTTTACAGCTATTTTATTGTTATACTTAATTGCGAATGTTTATGTGTTTTCAGGATATTCATCAATTTTAGTAGAATCTTCTCTTGCGGCTAAAGTGCTTTTTATGCTTATCGCAGTTTTCTTGACTTTTAGTATTCTATTGTTTTTTGCAATAGGAAAACGAATACCTGTTTATTTAGCTTCTACTTTGTATAAAGTTGGAACAGGTTGGTTTATGCTTATCATTCAAGCTTTTTTACTTACGGTTTTCTTTGATTTCGGGAGATTGATGAATGGGCTATTTATACATTCAAACCATTGGGTATTTGATAGTTTATCTCCCCAAAGAGGAATGTTACTAATAGGGGGAACGTTATTTATTGCTTTATTAGGACATATAAATTACTTACAAAAGAAGCGAGTTGAGCTTAATTTAGAGGTTGATAAAGAGTTGCCAAACGATTTAAAGATCGTTGTTTTGACAGATATGCATATGGGATATGCAATTGAAAATAAAGAATTAAGCAGCTGGGTAAAATTGGTTAATAAAGAAAAAGCTGATTTTATATTGGTGGCAGGTGATTTAATCGATGTGAGTTTACTTCCTTTACAGTATTATCAGCTTGACAACGTATTGAAACAGTTTAAAAGCAAATACGGAACCTTTGCTTGTGTTGGTAATCACGAGTATCTGTCAGGAATAGAAAGAAGCATAGAGTTTCTTAAATCGGCTAATATTACTGTTTTAAGAGATAGTGTTATTCATTTTGAGGATTTAAACCTTAATGTAATAGGTAGAGATGATAAAACAAATCTCAAAAGGAAGAAGATGTCAGTATTGGTTGAAAATATGCAAGATAATACCGTTAATATACTATTAGATCATCAGCCTTATCAGCTTGAAGAGGCTGCAGAGAATAAAATTGATTTACAATTTTCAGGACATACCCATAGAGGCCAAGTTTGGCCGATTTCTTGGATTACAGATCGTTTGTTTGAAAACTCTTATGGTTACTCTAAAAAGGATGATACACAATATTATGTTAGTTCAGGAATTGGCATTTGGGGAGGACGTTATAGAGTGGGGACAAGGTCTGAGTATGTTGTAGTAAATTTAAAAGGTAAAAACAGCAAGAAATAG
- a CDS encoding ABC transporter substrate-binding protein, translating to MKSIIYYVSIFCVGVLALSCQNKTTKDIDKVVFRYNESANIQTLDPAFARSMAIIWPCNQLFNGLVQLDDSLHVQPDVAKSWTISEDGKTYQFTLRKDVRFHKHPNFGVDSTRTVTANDFEYSFYRLLDSNVVSPGAWIFQKVDSFKTINDTVFQINLKEAFPGFLGLLSMRYASVVPKEVVEDKSYDFRSHPIGTGPFYFKFWEENVKLVLRKNTDYFEYDQDGVRLPYLEAVSVTFLPDKQSGFLQFIQGNLDFISGLDPSYKDELITVDGKLQEKYNERIQMETGPYLNTEYLGFNLDVPGPTQDKRIRKALNIGFDRHKMLLYLRNGMGESNVGGIIPTGLEGNIKVDKLYDVAQAKLLVDSYKKETGQKRVEVVLSTNATYIDIGEYLQREWKKIGVDVVVDVTPPATLRQGMASGKVAFFRGSWIADYPDAENYLSLFYSQNKAPNGPNYTRFANIEYDKLYASAFKEVDNSKRQAIYEKMDAIVADEVPAIILFYDKAARFSQQDIKGLGINPMNNLFLKKVRKD from the coding sequence ATGAAATCAATAATTTATTACGTTTCAATATTTTGTGTCGGTGTATTGGCTCTTTCGTGTCAAAATAAAACGACTAAAGATATAGATAAGGTAGTTTTTAGATATAATGAAAGTGCTAATATTCAAACATTAGACCCCGCTTTTGCACGCAGTATGGCCATAATTTGGCCTTGTAATCAATTGTTTAATGGGTTAGTACAATTAGATGATAGTCTGCACGTACAGCCCGATGTGGCTAAATCGTGGACAATTAGTGAAGACGGAAAAACATATCAGTTTACACTTCGAAAAGACGTTCGCTTTCACAAACATCCAAATTTTGGTGTAGATAGTACGCGTACAGTTACAGCTAATGACTTCGAATATAGCTTTTATCGTTTGTTAGACAGTAATGTCGTATCTCCAGGAGCGTGGATTTTTCAAAAGGTAGATTCGTTTAAAACAATTAACGATACTGTATTTCAAATTAACTTAAAAGAAGCATTTCCCGGATTTTTAGGGTTGCTGTCAATGCGTTACGCATCAGTTGTACCTAAAGAAGTGGTGGAAGATAAAAGTTATGATTTCCGATCACATCCTATTGGAACAGGTCCTTTCTATTTTAAGTTTTGGGAAGAGAATGTAAAACTTGTATTGCGTAAGAATACAGACTATTTTGAATATGATCAAGATGGCGTTAGATTACCTTATTTAGAGGCTGTTTCTGTTACTTTTTTACCAGACAAACAAAGTGGTTTTCTCCAGTTTATACAAGGTAATTTAGACTTTATTTCAGGATTAGACCCGTCGTATAAAGATGAGTTGATTACTGTAGATGGGAAGTTACAGGAGAAATACAATGAGCGAATTCAAATGGAAACTGGGCCATATTTGAATACAGAGTATCTTGGTTTTAACCTTGACGTACCTGGGCCGACACAAGATAAGCGTATTCGAAAAGCGTTAAACATTGGCTTTGACAGACATAAAATGCTGTTGTATTTGCGCAATGGTATGGGGGAGAGTAACGTTGGAGGTATTATTCCAACAGGACTTGAAGGAAATATAAAAGTAGATAAACTTTATGATGTAGCCCAAGCGAAGTTATTAGTGGACTCGTACAAAAAAGAAACAGGACAAAAAAGAGTAGAGGTTGTTTTATCAACTAACGCTACTTATATAGATATTGGTGAGTATTTACAGCGCGAGTGGAAGAAAATAGGCGTAGATGTAGTGGTAGATGTAACCCCACCTGCCACGTTAAGACAAGGAATGGCATCGGGTAAGGTAGCCTTTTTTAGAGGGAGTTGGATTGCCGATTATCCTGATGCGGAAAACTATTTGTCACTTTTTTATTCGCAAAACAAAGCTCCTAACGGACCTAATTATACGCGCTTTGCCAATATAGAATACGATAAATTATATGCAAGTGCTTTTAAAGAGGTTGATAATAGTAAAAGACAAGCTATTTATGAAAAAATGGATGCTATTGTAGCCGATGAGGTACCCGCTATTATTTTGTTTTACGACAAAGCAGCAAGGTTCTCTCAGCAAGATATAAAAGGACTGGGAATTAATCCGATGAATAATCTCTTTTTAAAGAAAGTTAGAAAGGATTAA
- a CDS encoding IS3 family transposase, with the protein MDKICKLFGKTRSAYYQSINKYERQSIKDDIILQEVLKIRTSLPKVGTRKLQYMLQERLATHKISIGRDYLFDLLDSQKMLIRQRKRKAYTTDSRAWRGQYLDLYNGVKVIRPEQFWVSDITYIRLNNAWGYLSLITDAYSHKIMGYSFNLDLTTKGCLKALTMALKNRMYTEKLIHHSDRGCQYCSATYTQLLIDNDISISTTQSGEPRDNAIAERVNGIIKGEFNLNYSSLGYQKTKEKIGNSIEAYNQIRPHNSCDRLTPNQAHLKTGVLPKRWKNYYKNKTEKKELVQQ; encoded by the coding sequence ATAGACAAAATATGTAAACTGTTTGGGAAAACACGAAGTGCTTATTATCAGTCAATTAATAAATATGAGCGGCAATCAATAAAAGATGATATCATCTTACAAGAAGTATTGAAAATCAGAACCAGCCTTCCTAAGGTAGGTACTCGAAAACTTCAGTATATGCTCCAAGAACGCTTAGCTACACATAAGATAAGCATAGGCAGAGATTATTTATTTGATTTATTAGATAGTCAAAAAATGTTGATTAGGCAGCGCAAACGAAAAGCATACACAACAGATTCTAGAGCATGGAGAGGTCAATATTTGGACTTGTATAATGGTGTAAAGGTTATTAGACCAGAGCAATTTTGGGTAAGTGATATTACATATATACGACTAAATAATGCTTGGGGATATCTGAGTTTAATCACAGATGCTTATTCACATAAAATAATGGGATATAGTTTTAATCTAGATTTGACTACAAAAGGGTGTTTGAAAGCCTTAACAATGGCGTTAAAAAATAGAATGTATACAGAAAAACTTATTCATCATTCTGATAGAGGATGCCAATACTGTAGCGCTACTTACACTCAGTTATTAATAGATAACGATATATCAATAAGTACTACACAAAGTGGAGAGCCAAGAGATAACGCAATAGCAGAGCGAGTAAATGGCATAATTAAAGGAGAGTTTAATCTAAACTACTCAAGTTTAGGGTATCAAAAAACTAAGGAAAAAATAGGTAATAGCATAGAAGCTTATAATCAAATTAGACCTCACAATAGTTGTGATAGATTAACTCCTAATCAAGCGCACCTAAAAACAGGGGTGCTTCCTAAAAGATGGAAGAATTATTACAAGAATAAAACAGAGAAAAAAGAACTTGTACAGCAGTAA
- a CDS encoding ABC-F family ATP-binding cassette domain-containing protein: MNYLSVENIAKSFGARTLFEDVSFGINKDQKIAFVAKNGTGKTTILKILTGEDFPDAGQVVMRKGIRMEFLSQEPNLQDELTIEESIFASDNESLKVIEEYEKALENPDDADAYQKAFEKMEAHNAWDFETQYKQILFKLKLEDLKAKVKTLSGGQRKRLALAIILINKPDLLILDEPTNHLDLEMIEWLENYFAKENITLFMVTHDRFFLERVCNEIIELDNGKIYQYKGNYSYYLEKKDERIAAENASIDKAQNLFVKELSWMRRQPKARTTKSKSRIDDFFVIKEKAHSRRIEHQVELEINMERMGSKIVELHKLHKKFNDKVILNDFSYSFQKGDRIGIIGKNGSGKSTFLNILTQGLQPDAGKVVIGETIKIGYYTQGGIVAKPEQKVIDVIKEYGEFIPLAKGRTISAGQLLERFLFDRKKQHDFVEKLSGGELKRLYLCTVLIQNPNFLILDEPTNDLDIVTLNVLESFLLDYPGCLVVVSHDRYFMDKIVDHMFVFRGEGEIEDFPGNYSDYRAYEDSIEPLKDDAPKEKVNWKEAQVKNGLTFQEQKEYQKLEREIGNLETKKAKIEALFSEGKVDESQIDEKANELQKVLNELEEKEEKWFELSAKMEG, encoded by the coding sequence GTGAATTATTTATCAGTTGAGAATATAGCGAAATCCTTTGGTGCACGTACACTTTTTGAGGATGTTTCTTTTGGAATTAACAAGGACCAGAAAATTGCGTTCGTTGCTAAAAATGGTACAGGAAAAACTACAATATTAAAAATATTGACTGGTGAAGACTTTCCAGATGCAGGACAAGTTGTGATGAGAAAAGGAATTCGTATGGAATTCTTGTCACAAGAGCCAAATTTACAAGATGAATTAACAATTGAAGAAAGTATTTTTGCTTCAGATAATGAGTCGCTAAAGGTAATCGAAGAGTATGAAAAGGCTTTAGAAAATCCAGACGATGCGGATGCTTATCAAAAAGCTTTTGAAAAGATGGAAGCGCATAATGCGTGGGACTTTGAAACACAGTATAAGCAAATATTGTTTAAACTGAAATTAGAGGACTTAAAAGCTAAGGTAAAGACCTTATCTGGAGGACAACGCAAGCGTTTAGCATTAGCTATAATCTTGATTAATAAACCAGATTTATTAATTTTAGATGAGCCTACCAACCACTTAGATCTTGAAATGATTGAATGGTTAGAGAATTACTTCGCTAAAGAGAATATTACTTTGTTTATGGTTACGCACGACCGTTTTTTCTTAGAGCGCGTGTGTAATGAGATTATTGAGTTAGACAATGGTAAGATTTATCAGTATAAAGGAAACTATTCGTACTATTTAGAGAAAAAAGATGAGCGTATTGCGGCTGAAAATGCAAGCATTGATAAAGCGCAAAACCTGTTTGTGAAAGAGTTATCTTGGATGAGAAGACAGCCAAAAGCACGTACAACAAAATCTAAATCTCGTATTGATGATTTCTTTGTAATTAAAGAAAAAGCACATAGTAGAAGAATAGAGCATCAGGTAGAGCTTGAAATCAATATGGAGCGTATGGGAAGTAAGATTGTAGAACTTCACAAGCTTCATAAGAAATTTAATGATAAAGTCATTTTAAATGATTTTAGTTATTCATTTCAAAAAGGAGATAGAATCGGTATCATTGGTAAGAATGGTTCAGGTAAATCAACGTTCCTTAATATATTGACACAAGGATTACAACCAGATGCAGGTAAAGTAGTTATTGGTGAAACAATAAAAATAGGATACTATACACAGGGAGGTATCGTAGCTAAACCAGAGCAAAAGGTTATTGATGTTATTAAAGAGTATGGAGAGTTTATTCCTCTTGCTAAAGGAAGAACTATTTCTGCAGGGCAATTGTTAGAACGCTTCCTATTTGATAGAAAAAAGCAGCACGATTTTGTAGAAAAGTTAAGTGGAGGAGAGTTAAAGCGACTTTATTTATGTACAGTTCTTATCCAGAACCCTAACTTTTTAATTCTGGATGAGCCTACAAATGATTTAGATATCGTTACATTAAACGTTTTAGAAAGTTTTTTATTAGATTATCCGGGGTGTTTAGTGGTTGTATCTCACGATAGATATTTCATGGATAAGATTGTAGATCATATGTTTGTCTTTAGAGGAGAAGGGGAGATTGAAGATTTTCCTGGTAACTACTCTGATTATCGTGCATACGAAGATAGTATAGAACCTTTAAAAGACGACGCTCCTAAAGAGAAAGTAAATTGGAAAGAAGCACAAGTTAAAAATGGTTTGACTTTTCAAGAGCAGAAAGAATACCAAAAATTAGAAAGAGAAATTGGTAATCTTGAAACTAAAAAAGCGAAAATAGAAGCATTGTTTTCAGAAGGAAAGGTAGACGAAAGTCAAATTGACGAGAAAGCAAATGAACTTCAAAAAGTTTTAAACGAATTAGAAGAAAAAGAAGAAAAATGGTTCGAACTTTCTGCTAAAATGGAAGGGTAA